From the Lathyrus oleraceus cultivar Zhongwan6 chromosome 4, CAAS_Psat_ZW6_1.0, whole genome shotgun sequence genome, one window contains:
- the LOC127076107 gene encoding calcium-binding protein KIC: METNKNMNQTTPTTMESEFEDLLPVMAEKLDVEAFVSELCNGFRLLADQETGLITSESLRKNSAMLGMEGMSKEDAEAMVQQGDLDGDGNLNETEFCILMVRLSPEIMQDAETWLEKAIEEQLRN, encoded by the coding sequence ATGGAAACCAACAAGAACATGAATCAAACAACCCCCACAACCATGGAATCCGAGTTCGAAGATTTACTACCAGTGATGGCAGAGAAACTTGATGTAGAAGCCTTTGTATCCGAACTCTGTAACGGTTTTAGGCTTCTAGCAGACCAAGAAACAGGTCTGATAACAAGTGAGAGTCTTAGGAAAAACTCAGCGATGCTTGGTATGGAAGGAATGAGTAAAGAAGATGCAGAAGCTATGGTTCAACAAGGTGATCTTGATGGTGATGGAAACTTGAATGAAACTGAGTTCTGTATATTGATGGTTAGGCTTAGCCCTGAAATTATGCAAGATGCTGAAACTTGGTTGGAGAAAGCTATTGAGGAACAGCTAAGAAATTGA